In the genome of Metabacillus litoralis, the window CGAAAACAACCATTGAGATTCCATAGATGAAAGAAGAAAGAACAAACACATTCCTCTCTTTGAATGTTCCCATCCACTTTGTAATGAAAATCGTAAATAGAGCCACAAGTAGACCATTTTCTGAAAGAATTACGCCGAATGCTTGCTCACCGTTTAATGTTAAGGACCAATCACCAAAGCGGAACATTTCTTGTTGTTGAATCATGTCTGTCATATAGACTGGAATAATCATATCTAGCTGCATAAAGGTAAGTGCAACAAGAACACCCGCAATGATATAAAGCAAAAATGTCTGGTCACGGAAGATTATTCGATAATCCTGGATTTGCTGTAGTATTGGGCTATACCATCTACGGTTTTCACCAGCTGAACCAGCATTGTAAGGAGGGGCAGTTTCTCTTGTTTGTTTTGCTAATAAAAAAGAAAGCAACATACAAATGAATCCTGCAACTAATAATACTTCAAATGGATACTGAACATAAAAAATAGCACCTAAAATAGGTCCAATAACAACAGCGATATTAATAGATGTATAAAAAATAGCAAAAACGCTACTACGATGCTTTTCTTCAACTACGTCAGCAACCATTGCTTGAGAGGCTGGCCAGTAAAAGGAACCAAATACTCCTGCGAACGCAAAACAGATAAAGCCGAGAATAGGCAAATCGAGCCAAGGAGAGTTCGATAATGCAAATATCATGAAGGATAAACCTTGACCAAATGAAGCCATCACCATCATGGTTTTTCTTCCGAATCGATCAGCACAATATCCCCCCATTAAATTGGCAATAACTGAGAAAACTTGCGATATAATAAGGAATAAGCCGGCTTGTGCTTTGCCGAATTCATCAGCGAAATAAATCGTTAGAAACGGGAAGAACATCCAAAATGTTATGTTCATCAAGGCTTCACCAAATAATCGTATTTTAAGATTTGTATCCCAATCTCTTATTTTCATTTTGAATACCTCGATTCTAGAAATCTACGTTCCTCATCATACTCTTTCGGGTCACGAAATACAATAGAAATTTGAAAAATTTAACTTAAACTTAATGTAGATCAGGTTGGTAGTAAAAGCCTAATTTGAATGAGAAATGAAGGCTGGTTTCATGATTAAAGGATCTACTGTTAGAAGAGGTGAATAATAGCTATAATACTTATCAACGAAAGGAGAAAGATTTGTATGGATTTATTTTCAATCATTGCTGAAGATAAAATAAAAAAGGCAATAGAAGAGGGTGAGTTCGACAACTTACCTGGTCAAGGTAAGCCATTGAATCTAGAAGACCTATCCCATATACCTGAAGAGCTTCGTGTGGCTTATAAAGTTTTAAAAAATTCAAATATGCTAAATGATGTAGAAAAACTTAAAAAGGAAATTAGTTCAATCGAGGATCTAATAGATGCTACTGAAGATCTTCAAGAAAAAGAAACGCTTAAACAGAAAAAACAGGAAAGAATGTTAAGAATAGAACGTTTAATGAAAAAACGGAATGCTTTTCAATCACCGGCATCGTCTTTTTATAAAGATAAAGTACTGAATCGTTTTAAAAAATAATGTTGTTTTCTCGTTCATAATTAGGGAATTCATAATTTAAAAGGAAGTTGTACAAAATGGAATAAACGAAACATTCATTCGAGGAGGGCTAGAGTGAAAAAATCTTATCTTCTATTTCTTATTATTTTGCTTTTAACGGGTTGTGTACAAGGTACAGAAGAGCAAGGAGATAAACCTATAGAAGAAGATCATGTAACGGAAGAAGAAACAACAGACGAAACTACAGACATCGAAACAAATGAGGAAGAAGAAGCTGAGCCTCCAAAAGGTGATAAAGAGCTCGTCTTAGAAAATGCTGAAAAAGTAATAGGCTCCTTACAAGATCAAAACTTTGAAGAGCTTTCTACCTATGTTTCTTCAGAAAAAGGTGTGTTGTTTTCCCCCTATGCTCATATAGAGGACGATGCTGTTACATTCAAGCAGGAGGATCTCTTGCATTTCTTTCATTCCGAAGAAGAGTATACATGGGGTGTAAGAGATGGAAGTGGTGAGCCAATTAAGTTAATTCCAAGCAAATACTATAGTGAATTTATTTATGATGCAAGCTACCATCAGGCTGATGAGGTTGTTTATAACCCAGAACAAGCAAGAGGAAATACGATAAAAAATATTAAAGACACATTTCCTGAGTCTCAAGTTGTTGAGTATTACGTAAAGGGAACTGAGGAAAATGGGAATATGGATTGGAAGGCCTTAAATCTTGTTTTTGAAAAAAATTCAAAGGATGAGTGGAAGCTTGTTGCAATCGTCCATGATCAGTGGACGATATAACGTGATTAATCCTGTACACCTGTGAGTAAGAGTTTAAGGGTGTACAGGATTTTTTGTTTGTTTCATCATCCAAAGCATGCAGTTTTTCATATTGCTTCGTTTTCTTGTCACACCTTCTTGTGCATTTCAATAAAATATAAAAAAGCCTAGAAGGGAAGAGAAGTGAATGTGGCAATGGATCATAGGGTTAGTTCTTGCTTCGATGATTGTCTGTTCAATAGGTATATATTTGTTAAGCCGTCTTCTTCTTTCGCCGAACAGGGTTCCTTATGACAAAACGTATAAGCTTGGTATTCAAAAGGGGGAAATTGATGCCAACATCTTTCACACGTTAGATAAAGAAGAATTATATATTCCGTCTTACCATGGATATAAGCTTCATGGAATGCTTTTTCCAGTGAAAAACAGTAAAAAAGTAATCATTATTGCTCATGGAATTCGTTGGTCTTTGTTTGGAAGTTTTAAATATGTAGAAATGTTTCAGAAAAGGGGATTTCACGTTTTGTTATGTGACCATCGATTTCATGGATTAAGTGGAGGGAATTATACCTCTTTTGGTTACTATGAAAAAGATGATATAAGAGCGTGGATTGACTATTTATCAGTGCGAATGGGAGATCGTGCTTTTATAGGCTTGTTAGGTGAATCACTTGGAGCTGCTACAGCATTAGAAGTAAGCAAACGGGACAACAGAGTGAAGTTTTGTATTGCTGACTGCTCATTTAGTGATTTTTCAAGCTTACTAAAATTAAGATTGAGGCTTGATTTAAGGCTGCGTTTTTATCCTCTAATCGATGTTATAAGTCTTCTCATTAAGTTACGTCATGGATGGAGTTTTCCTGAAATTTCCCCAATAAAAGGGTTAGAAAAAACAAAAACCCCCATTTTATTTATTCATGGGAAAGAAGATACGTTTATTCCGTTGCAAATGACGTTAGATATGTTTAAACGAAAAAAGGGAAATAAAAAGCTCTATTTAGTCCCTAAGGCAGGTCATGCAGAAGCCTATAATACAGATCCGAAGGGCTATGAAAAGAAAGTAAGTGATTTTATAAAGGAAATTGAGTGTGGGTTAAGAGAAGAGGCCAACTTATGTTAGTTGGCCTTCTTTGATTATCCCAAATCCCAGGCTTCATGCAGCTTAGGTACGTCAGAAATGAGCTGTTGTGTGTATGGATGCTGTGGATTCATTAACACACTATCGGCGCTTCCTTGTTCAACAATTTTTCCTTTTTCCATGATGTAAAGAGTATCACTTACATAATAGGCAAGACCTACGTCATGAGTAATGAAGATAATCGTCATGTTGTTTTCTTTTCTTAGCTTTAATAACATATCCAAAATAGTAGAGCGAGAGCAGGCATCAACCATTGAAGTTGGTTCATCTGCTAGCAATACCTTTGGATGCAGAAGAAAAATTCTAGCAATCATCAAACGCTGCATTTGTCCACCTGATAGCTCAAAAGGATATTTATTATAAAGCTCTTCAAATTTCAGGTTAACAAACGTACATGCTTCTTTCATTTTCTCAAAGCGTTCTTCTTTAGAAAGCTTTAAACCTTGCAGTTCAATACAGTCATTTAATAGTTTTTCGACTTTATGAAACAAGTTAAAAGAAGAGAAGGGGTCCTGAAAAATGGCTTGAATATCTTGCCAATATGATTTTCGATCTCGATGACTTTTTAGTTTGCGCGGCTTTCCTTTATACTCGATATCTCCACTTGTTTCCTTTAGTAGTCCCATGACCATTTTAGCAAGTGTGGTTTTTCCACTCCCACTTTCACCAACAATTGAAATAATTTCTCCACGATGGAACGCAAAGTTTACTTGGTCAACGGCTGTGTTTTTATTTTTCCCATAACCGAAAACCTTTGTTATGTTTTTCCCGCTAATTAAAACCTCTTGATTAGGCTTCATTTGCATACCACTCCTTTAACGTCTCATTGTCAATTCGACAACGATACAGACGTTCACCTAGATGTTGAGTCGTAATTTTTCCAGTACGGCATTCATCAGTTGCATATGAACATCGTTCAGCAAATCGGCAGCCATCTATTTTCTTTTTTAAATTAGGAGGTGCTCCAGGAATCGCAGCTAGTTTATGTTCCTTCATGCCAGATTCAGGGACAATAATTGAACCCATTAGCTTTTTGGTATAAGGGTGAATGGGATTAAAAATAACGTCTTCGGCTTTTCCTCTCTCGACGATTTCTCCTGCGTACATCACCATAATTTCGTCTGTTACATGATAGAGAAGAGGGAGTTCATGTGTAATGAATACTAATGAACGGATGAATTTTTTATCTAATAAATCTTTTAATAATTTAATGACAACTTTTTGGGATGTTACATCGAGTGCAGAGGTTGGTTCATCAGCGATTAATACTTTTGGATTTAAAATGGTTGAAATAGCAATAACTGTTCTTTGTTTCATCCCGCCAGAAAGTTCATTCGGATAAGAATTTAAGACTTTAGGTGAAAGATTTAATGTTTCAAATCTTTCAGCAGCCATTTCATAGACTTGTTTTTTCGACAGTTCAGGTTGATGTTCTTTCATAATGTCTTCAATAAATTTAATAATCTTAATCGTTGGATTTAGGGCGTTCATTGCCGCTTGTGGAATGTAGGCAATTTCTCTGCCTAGGACTTGTTTTCTAAGCTTTTCTTTTTCGAGCTTCATAATATCTACACCATTGATGTTGATCGAACCGCTACCAAAATGGAGTGGAGGAAAGTAAAAACCCATTAAGCTTAAGGCTAAGGTTGATTTTCCGCATCCTGATTCCCCAGCAATTCCAATTGTTTTTCCATCTTCAAGGTGAAAATCCACACCATCAACAGCATAGACCTTTTCTTTTAATCTGGTTTTATAGTAGGTTTTTAATTCTTTAACATCAAGAATATGTTTACTCATATCATTAACTCCTTATCTTAGGGTTAAAAATTTCATCCATCCCAGTATTCATTAAATAGAGAGAAAATGTAATGATCGCAATAGCGATTGCTGCAGGTATAAATGCCCACCACGCACCGGATACAGGAGCTTCAAAGATTAAAGCCCAGTTCATAATAATACCAAGAGAAATTGTGTTATATGGTCCAAGCCCCAGCATAGAGATCGATGCCTCTGAAAGAATACCTGATGCTGTTTGCAGAACAAATGCCATTACAACATAAGACATGATGTAAGGTAAAATTTCAAAAATAATAATTCTTGGTGTGCTATGACCAGATATTTTTGCGATATTAACATGATCTCTGTTTCGTAGAGAGGATGTTTGAGCGCGGACGGCACGTGCTGTCCATGGCCAACTAGTGATGCCAATTACAATTGCTGTAATTAACGAACTTCTTGAATCGATACTGACTGAAATCAGAATTAAGACAATGAAAGACGGAATAACGATAAAGATATTTGTGATGGCAGATAAAATTTCATCAAATATTCCTCCGATATAACCGGCGGATAATCCGATGATTAACCCAATAATCGTTGCACTTAAGCCGGCAACTAATCCTACAAAAATGGAGGTTTTGATTCCATAAATAAGTTCAAGAAACAAGTCTCTTCCAAAGTTATCGGAGCCTAACCATAATTCAGCACTCGGTGGCTGAAAGGCGAGTGCAACCATTTCGGTTGGATCAGCAGTATTAATTAAGGGGTAGATCGTTACAAATGCAAGCATCAACAAAAATGAAATGGCACCGATAAGGAATTTTGGGGAGCGAATTAATATTTGTAGTGAACTATTCATATTATTCTTCCTCCATTTGCGAAGCTTTGATTCTAGGGTCAACCAACCCATAAATAATTTCAATGGTGAAGTTAGCTAATAGAACGGATATGGCAATAAGTAGAGTAGCGCCGGATATGAGTGGATAATCTAGTTGACGTATGGCAGTAAATAGCCATGTTCCAATACCAGGATAGCTAAAAACAATTTCAGTAATTAATGACCCGCCGATCATCGTACCGATTGACAGAGCCAAACCTGTAATCTGTGGTAACATCGCATTTTTAAATACATATCTAGAAATTGTTGAATCTTTAATACCAAGTAATTTGCTATATAAAACGTAATCTGTGTTTAATTCGTAGATCGACATTTCTCTCATTCCGATAGCTTGACCACCAATTGTAACCAAGACAATTGAAATAAAAGGGAGGAAGTGGTGACTAATCACAGATCCAATAAACTCAAAACTTAAATTTGGTGTCATTTGATAATTGTAGCCGCCGGATGTTGGGAACCAATTAAGAGTGAGCCCAAAGATATAGAGCATAATGATCGCCAAAATAAAAAATGGGATGGAGTTGATAAATAAAAATGTAGGAAAAAGCACTTTATCAAATACACCTTTTTTATAAGCAGCAATAGCTCCAAGGGCATTTCCGACGATCCAACCAACAAGGATAGCAGGCAGTTGAAGAGCTAATGTCCAAGGAACAGCTGAGGCAAGAATAGAAGTAACAGACATTGGATAGAGTCCGAACGACGTTCCTAAATCACCCTTCAATAAATTCCCTACATAAATAAAAAATTGTTGCCATAACGGCTTATCAATACCAAACTCTGCAGCAAATGTATCGTATACCTTCTTAATTGAATCACTGTCTGTCATTCCTTGAGTCATTTGGTTGGCAATCACACTTACTGGATTTCCCTCTATTAACCTTGGTAGTAGGAAGTTAAGCGCGACTGCTACAAACAAGGTCACAAGATACCAGAGGGATTTTTTTAAGAAAAACTTCCGATAGGCATTCATGACTTCACAGCACCCCCGTTATTAGGTAGTTTTAAAAGGAGTAGCTGGGATAACCTTATATGAATTATCCCAACTAGATCTATCTATCTTTCAGTCTATTTATTTGTGATTTGATACAAGTCTTTTACACCTGCACCGTCAATTGAAATTTGTGGTGGAATGTTATTGCCGTCTCCTTCAACTGCAAAGCCTTTCCAAACCGATTCGTTCACTGTATGGAATACCCAAGGTCTATACATAAGTGGGATTGATGGAATGTCTTCTAAATAAATTTTTGTAAGTTCTGTGTACATTTCTTTTAATTTCGCTTCATCTGTAATTGTTGGAATTTCCTTAATTAACTCATCGGCTCTTTCATTTTTATATCTTCCCCAGTTCCAGAACGCCATTTCACCAACTGGAGCTACACCTTCTGAATACATGATTGTTCTTGCTCTATCCCAAGGCTGACTCGGACTAACTGCACCAGCAGGCGTATTCATAATGATGTCAAATTTCCCTGTTTGTAAATCATTTGTCCATACAGGAGCTTCAGGGAAGTTCGTTCTAATTTCAATTCCAATGGCCTTAGCGTTTTGTGCGACAATTTCTAGGGCAGCATTCCAATCAGACCAACCATATGGACATTCGATTTCCCATGGTCCAAGTCTTACACCATTGAGAACACGAATACCATCTGCTCCTTTTTTCGCTCCAATACTATCAAGCAACTCGTTGGCTGCATCAATATCTGTTGTCCATTGAAGTGATTTAATGGCATCTTGATCTACATACTTTGTTTCAGAAGGTGTATCTAATGTAATAGACGGTTTCATTTCACCAGAATATCCGCTCATTGCTAATTCTGAAATTTTGTCATAATCAATTGCCATTGCAATCGCTCTTCTAACATCTGGATTATTTAAGCCATCTTTTGTCATATTGAAGAAAATAGAAGGCATTGAACCAGGTAAGTAATATGGTTTGTCTTTCACATATGTTTTGATTGGAGCACCGTCTTCCCACATTTTCCAAACTTGAGGGATGAATTGTTGTGAAACGTCAACTTCCCCTTTTTTAAATGCTAGAGAACCTGCAGCATTATCCTTATAAATAACATGACTTACATACTTCGGAGCTGGTAAGCCGCCAAATAGAGATTGTCCCCAATAGTTATCATCTCTAATTAAGGTGATCTTTTGGTTATCAAATGTGTGCATTTTGTACGGGCCAGTACCAACAGGATCTGGATTCACTTCTTCACGAATCTTGGCAATATCGTTCCCACTTTTCTCTTCAATTTCTTCCCAAACATGCTTAGGCATCATCGGAACTAATTGAAGACTATCTAAAACTGTGAGTCGGTTAGGATTATCTTGTTTTAAGCGGATATTAACGGCGTTATCACCGTCTGCTTCTACCGCATCAATTGCTTCCCAGAAGTTGCTCCAAGATATTGAGTATTTGTTTCCTAGTTCATAAGAATACACAACGTCTTCTGATGTGAATGCTTCTCCGTCATTCCACTTTGCATCAGGATTTAATTCAATGTGAAGTGTCGTGTCATCAGTCCATTCATAACTTGTACCAAGTAATGGCTCTAACGCACCATCAAGCATATTAATCATGAAAAGATTTTCATAGATTAATGATCTCGAGTTCGCATATGCAATTGGAAAAGATGGATTTCCCCCTAATGGACTAAAGGTTGAAGGCGGTCCCCATTGTAGACCATTAACATACAATGTTTCATTCCTTGGTGTTGTCCCTGATGAATTTTGTTCAGAGTCATTTCCTTCTTCACTTGGAGTTGGTTCATTTGTTGTTGGTGGTTTTACCTCATTGTTACAAGCAGCTAGTAGTCCAATTACCATGATTAGACTGAAAAATAAACTTAAAACGCTTTTTAACCTCATTAACCAGTTCCCCCCTCTGATTCCAATAAAGTAAACGCTTTCAAGTAAAATATATTATTTGTTTTGAAAACAAGAACTAGTAATTTTAGAATTTTTAGATTATTTTTTGGAATTTAGGCATGGAGGACTATTTTTAGGGGGGTCTAGAGATTGGATTTGGGATTAGAAAGGGATGGGCTATGGGCTGTTCGTAGAAGGGAGGGGATGAACGACAAAACGTGTATTGTTCGTAACCGGACTGTCGTTCATAAGGGTGATGAACGACAAAAAGGGAATTGTTCGTAGCCGCAATGTCGTTCATAGGGGTGATGAACGACAAAAGAAGTATTGTTCGTAACCGGACTGTCGTTCATAAGGTGGATGAACGACAAAAAGGGAATTGTTCGTAGCCGCAATGTCATTCATAAGTGTGATGAACGACAAAAGAAGTATTGTTCGTAACCGGACTGTCGTTCATAAGTGTGATGAACGACAAAACGAGTATTGTTCGTAGCCGCACTGTCGTTCATAAGGGTGATGAACGACAAAAGAAGTATTGTTCGTAACCGGACTGTTGTTCATATGTGTAATGAACGACAAAACGGGTATCAATCGTAACCACACTGTCGTTCACCAAGAAAATGAACGACAAAACAAAACTCAGCAGGAAGAAAGATGTTTTTCATCACCAAGCTACTTTATACATTTACTGTTCTCCTAACTTAGCAACCATATCCCAAGAAGTTCCGTCGATTCCAATTTTCTTAAATCCAAATCTCTCGTATAAACGTAGAGCAGGATTGGAGGGGTCCACACTAAGTGATATTCTCACATATCCTTTTGAAGCTGCTTGTAGCTTGATTTCTCTTAACAATTCTGATCCAATGCCTTTTCCTCTGAATTGTGGGAGAATGGCCATGCTGAGGATGGGGGTTTCCTCATCAACGTAACCATATGTTTTAGTCAAATCGTCGAAGAGGCGGATCCAAACAGCTCCGAGTTTCTTTCCGTTTGAATCAACAGCAAGTAGTGCTAGATCTCCGTGTCTTCCCCAGTCTTTGACGTAACTAGCCATCTTCGGTGTTTCAATAATACTGCGTGGGGGTTTTTCTGAATGTTCATCCACATAAACTGCTTCGTATAGCATATCCCAAAGAAAATGAACATCGTCTTTTGTTGCTTCTATCACATTAATTGTCATTTAGATCAACTCGCTTTTTTTCAGTTAATATTCGCTACTTTTTGAAAAACTCCTTTTTATGCAAAAAAGTTTATAGTGGGACAAGCACGGGTAATACAGAAATGTATTCAAAAAGAGGAGGTTATCATTAACAATATGTCTAAGAATATTGCTGTTGTATTAACTGATTACTTTGAGGATATCGAATATACTGACCCAGCTAGAGCGTTTAAAGAACAAGGTCATTCTTTGACGACAATCGAAGATGTTAAAGGGAAAACAGTGACAGGAAAACAAGGTAAAGCAAGAGTGGAAATTGATGCTTCAATTAATGAGGTAGATTCAAGCCAATTTGATGCCTTGTTTATACCGGGTGGATTTTCTCCAGATCAACTAAGAGCGGACGAGAGCTATATCCGTTTTGCTAAAGAGTTCATGGAAGATCAAAAACCTGTTTTTGCGATATGTCATGGGCCACAATTGCTTATCTCTGCCGAATCATTAAATAATCGTGATGTTACTGGTTATCAATCCATTATGATTGATTTGAAAAATGCTGGTGCAAATGTACATGATAAAGAAGTTGTAGTTTGCGGCAACCAACTTGTAACAAGCAGAAAACCTGATGATTTACCTGCTTTTACTAGAGAATCATTAAAATTACTTTCTTAAATAAACGTTTGTTTAATATGCAATTGTAAAAACCCCCTTAACCAAAAGGGGGTTTACTTATTTTTTATTCTTCGTACTATCTTCAGTTGGCAAAGGATCAACACGATACGAATCTTCAGAGTTAACAGCAGCTTTTAAGCCATATAGAACAAGGATAATTGAGGTAATGAGGAATCCACATAAACTGATTGTTGCTAACCACCAATTTAACATAAAAAAATCCCCCTCCTTGTTACATTCATATGTAAGTAGGGAAGGAGTCAGAATCAGATTATTGTCCTTTGCGAAGATTTCCTAATTCTTCTGCAATGGCTTGCATTTCATTAGGGCTGAAGGAATTTCTCTTCATAACATGTTCGTAAATATCTTTCAATTCTTCGTACATTTCTTCATCAAAATGAGAAGGTTTAATAGCACCTAGATTTAGAACTCTGAGTTTTTCCTTGATTTGCTCAATCATATACTCAACATTTTCAACTGACTTTTCAGTAAGGTTCATTCCCTTCAGTCCTTTCTCGGAATCGGTAATCGTTATAGTTATTGTAACATGAAATACTAGTACACATTCAAAAACTTGTTACTTAGTCCTAATTAAGTATATAATGCCGAATTGTATTTGATTAAGGAAAAATATTATCATAATAAGTAGAAATAATTGTTTTTAAAAGAAAACTATTGGGAAAAAGGTAAGGAGGATATAATGGTTAATATTTTATTTGTTTGTTTGGGGAATATATGCCGCTCACCAATGGCTGAAGCTGTTATGAGAGATTTAGTTAAGAAGGAGGGGCTCGAGGAGGCCATTCAAATTGATTCAGCTGGTACAGGAAACTGGCATACAGGGAAACCACCACATGAAGGGACTCGTCGTATTTTAGAGCATCATAACATCTCTTATGAAGGACAAAAGGCAAGACAGCTTACGAAAGAAGATCTATCTCAATATGATTATTTGATTGGGATGGATAATGAAAATATTGGGAATATTAGACGTCTAGCTGGATATCATTCAACAGGGAAAATTCAACGATTATTAGATTATGTGGAAGAGTCGGACATATTAGATGTTCCTGACCCATATTATACAGGTAACTTTGATGAAGTATTCGAAATGGTCCATAAAAGCTGTAGAAATTTATTAAACGAAGTGAAAACTTTACATAAACTTTAACGATAGGAGGTATGTTAGGTGGCAAATGAAAATAAGTTAATTAAAGGTATGGTTATCGGCGCCCTTGTTGGAGCAGCTGTTTCATTATTGGACAAACACACTCGTGAAGATGTTATTCAAGCTGGTAAAAATGTATCCTCGAAAATTAAAGGCTATGTTGATGAACCAACTACATTAACTAGCGAGGTTAAGCAAAAGATAGATAATGTAAAGGATAAAGTACAAGAAGTGTCAGAAGATCTTTCTTTTTTAAATGAAAAAGTGAAAGAGCTTAGAGAAACAACACCACAAGTTGTAGGATTAGTACAAGAAACAAAAGAAAGGTTCATTCCGAAACGAGATCAATCGTGAGGTGAATGCATGTTTAAAGAAGGTTCATTCCTAAAAGAATTAGTGAAAAGATTTACAAATGATGAGGTACCAGGCCTTTCTGCTCAGCTTTCTTATTTCTTTTTATTGTCGTTATTTCCTTTTCTCATCTTTTTAATCACATTGCTTGGTTATTTACCGATTTCTCAAGAAGATGTATTAAACACAATTAAACAGTTTGCTCCTGGGGAATCAATGCAATTAATAAATGATACGCTAAATCAAATTTTAAATGATAAAAATGGTAAGCTTTTATCATTTGGTATTATTGCAACTCTTTGGTCTGCATCCAATGGAATTAATGCTATCGTTCGAGCTTTTAATAAGGCATATGATGTAGAGGAAAGCCGCTCATTCTTTGTTGCAAGAGGGATGGCAATTTTACTTACAATGGCAATGGTTTTTGTCATTATTGTAGCCCTTTTATTACCTGTGTTTGGAAAAGAAATAGGCCTTTTTATTTTTTCTCATTTTGGTGTTTCGGCACAGTTTTTAACGATTTGGAATACTATGCGCTGGCTTGTTAGTGGAATTATACTGTTCATTGTGTTTACAGCTTTATATTTTGTTGCACCTAATAAGCGTTTGCATCTTAAGGATGGAGTTCCAGGTGCAATTGCTGCAACAATTGGCTGGATTGCTGTATCACTTGCATTTTCTTATTATGTTGGTAATTTTGCAAACTATAGTGCAACGTATGGAAGTATCGGAGGAATTATTGTCTTAATGGTATGGCTTTATTTATCAGGGATGATCATTATTCTTGGTGGTGAATTCAATGCACTGTTATATAAAAGAAAACATGCTTTAAAATAAATTACCAAATGTTTTAGTTCATATTGCTTCCCTAAAAGTGAAATAGTAAGTAAGA includes:
- a CDS encoding MDR family MFS transporter, whose amino-acid sequence is MKIRDWDTNLKIRLFGEALMNITFWMFFPFLTIYFADEFGKAQAGLFLIISQVFSVIANLMGGYCADRFGRKTMMVMASFGQGLSFMIFALSNSPWLDLPILGFICFAFAGVFGSFYWPASQAMVADVVEEKHRSSVFAIFYTSINIAVVIGPILGAIFYVQYPFEVLLVAGFICMLLSFLLAKQTRETAPPYNAGSAGENRRWYSPILQQIQDYRIIFRDQTFLLYIIAGVLVALTFMQLDMIIPVYMTDMIQQQEMFRFGDWSLTLNGEQAFGVILSENGLLVALFTIFITKWMGTFKERNVFVLSSFIYGISMVVFGFTSSLWLYILAMAIFTFAELMTAGIQQTFVSKLAPDHMRGQYFAAASLRYTIGRTIAPIAIPMSLWFGYQITFVILGALAVVSGFLYYVMFQKAELKQVKHIEAS
- a CDS encoding DnaJ family domain-containing protein; translation: MDLFSIIAEDKIKKAIEEGEFDNLPGQGKPLNLEDLSHIPEELRVAYKVLKNSNMLNDVEKLKKEISSIEDLIDATEDLQEKETLKQKKQERMLRIERLMKKRNAFQSPASSFYKDKVLNRFKK
- a CDS encoding alpha/beta hydrolase; translation: MWQWIIGLVLASMIVCSIGIYLLSRLLLSPNRVPYDKTYKLGIQKGEIDANIFHTLDKEELYIPSYHGYKLHGMLFPVKNSKKVIIIAHGIRWSLFGSFKYVEMFQKRGFHVLLCDHRFHGLSGGNYTSFGYYEKDDIRAWIDYLSVRMGDRAFIGLLGESLGAATALEVSKRDNRVKFCIADCSFSDFSSLLKLRLRLDLRLRFYPLIDVISLLIKLRHGWSFPEISPIKGLEKTKTPILFIHGKEDTFIPLQMTLDMFKRKKGNKKLYLVPKAGHAEAYNTDPKGYEKKVSDFIKEIECGLREEANLC
- a CDS encoding ABC transporter ATP-binding protein, whose protein sequence is MKPNQEVLISGKNITKVFGYGKNKNTAVDQVNFAFHRGEIISIVGESGSGKTTLAKMVMGLLKETSGDIEYKGKPRKLKSHRDRKSYWQDIQAIFQDPFSSFNLFHKVEKLLNDCIELQGLKLSKEERFEKMKEACTFVNLKFEELYNKYPFELSGGQMQRLMIARIFLLHPKVLLADEPTSMVDACSRSTILDMLLKLRKENNMTIIFITHDVGLAYYVSDTLYIMEKGKIVEQGSADSVLMNPQHPYTQQLISDVPKLHEAWDLG
- a CDS encoding ABC transporter ATP-binding protein, encoding MSKHILDVKELKTYYKTRLKEKVYAVDGVDFHLEDGKTIGIAGESGCGKSTLALSLMGFYFPPLHFGSGSININGVDIMKLEKEKLRKQVLGREIAYIPQAAMNALNPTIKIIKFIEDIMKEHQPELSKKQVYEMAAERFETLNLSPKVLNSYPNELSGGMKQRTVIAISTILNPKVLIADEPTSALDVTSQKVVIKLLKDLLDKKFIRSLVFITHELPLLYHVTDEIMVMYAGEIVERGKAEDVIFNPIHPYTKKLMGSIIVPESGMKEHKLAAIPGAPPNLKKKIDGCRFAERCSYATDECRTGKITTQHLGERLYRCRIDNETLKEWYANEA
- a CDS encoding ABC transporter permease; this translates as MNSSLQILIRSPKFLIGAISFLLMLAFVTIYPLINTADPTEMVALAFQPPSAELWLGSDNFGRDLFLELIYGIKTSIFVGLVAGLSATIIGLIIGLSAGYIGGIFDEILSAITNIFIVIPSFIVLILISVSIDSRSSLITAIVIGITSWPWTARAVRAQTSSLRNRDHVNIAKISGHSTPRIIIFEILPYIMSYVVMAFVLQTASGILSEASISMLGLGPYNTISLGIIMNWALIFEAPVSGAWWAFIPAAIAIAIITFSLYLMNTGMDEIFNPKIRS
- a CDS encoding ABC transporter permease, with the translated sequence MNAYRKFFLKKSLWYLVTLFVAVALNFLLPRLIEGNPVSVIANQMTQGMTDSDSIKKVYDTFAAEFGIDKPLWQQFFIYVGNLLKGDLGTSFGLYPMSVTSILASAVPWTLALQLPAILVGWIVGNALGAIAAYKKGVFDKVLFPTFLFINSIPFFILAIIMLYIFGLTLNWFPTSGGYNYQMTPNLSFEFIGSVISHHFLPFISIVLVTIGGQAIGMREMSIYELNTDYVLYSKLLGIKDSTISRYVFKNAMLPQITGLALSIGTMIGGSLITEIVFSYPGIGTWLFTAIRQLDYPLISGATLLIAISVLLANFTIEIIYGLVDPRIKASQMEEE